A single region of the Sulfitobacter geojensis genome encodes:
- a CDS encoding GcvT family protein, producing the protein MSNVPSHARVVIIGGGVIGCSVAYHLTKLGWKDVVLLERKQLTSGTTWHAAGLIAQLRATANMTKLAKYSQELYGNLEDETGVATGFKRCGSITVALTDERREEIYRQAGMARAFGVDVEEISPKEVLEKYEHLNIEGVTGAVYLDKDGQGDPANIALALAKGARQRGAQVIERTKATGVTREGRRITGVDWEQGSETGHITCDHVVNCGGMWGHEVGRMLNTNVPLQACEHFYIVTEAIAGLKQLPVLRVPDECAYYKEDAGKMLLGAFEPLAKPWALDGIPADFEFDQLPEDFDHFEPILEAAVERLPMLADAGIHTFFNGPESFTPDDAYHLGLAPEMDNVWVAAGFNSIGIQSAGGAGMALAQWMEDGAKPFDLGDVDINRMQPFQGNKTYLAERSKETLGLLYADHFPYRQKATARGIRRTPFHHHLLERGAVMGELAGWERANWFARDGQNAAYEYSWQRQNFFDNIRDEHMAVRENVGMYDMTSFGKIRVEGPDAEAFLNYVGGGDYSVPNGKIVYTQFLNERGGIEADVTVTRLTDTAYLVVTPAATRLADQTWMMRNKGDFNVVITDVTAGEGVLAIMGPRSRELLNLVSPNDFSNATNPFGTAQEIEIGMAVARAHRVTYVGELGWEIYVPSDMCGHVFETLAEAGADMNLKLCGMHMMDTCRIEKGFRHFGHDITAEDHVMEAGLGFAVKKDKPDFIGRAAVLDKQEQGLNARMLQFKLTDPEPLLYHNEPIVRNGEIVGYLSSGAYGHALGGAMGLGYVPCKGESAADVLASSFEIDVAGVRVKAEASLKPMYDAKSERVKV; encoded by the coding sequence ATGTCTAACGTTCCGTCCCATGCCCGCGTTGTCATCATCGGTGGTGGCGTCATCGGGTGTTCTGTTGCCTATCACCTGACAAAACTGGGGTGGAAAGATGTGGTTCTGCTGGAACGCAAACAGCTGACCTCGGGCACGACGTGGCATGCGGCGGGGTTGATTGCCCAGCTGCGCGCGACCGCGAATATGACCAAGCTGGCGAAATATTCACAGGAGCTTTACGGCAATCTGGAGGATGAAACAGGTGTCGCCACCGGCTTCAAACGCTGTGGTTCGATCACCGTTGCGCTGACGGACGAGCGGCGCGAAGAAATCTACCGTCAGGCGGGCATGGCCCGTGCTTTCGGTGTGGATGTAGAAGAGATCAGCCCGAAAGAAGTGCTTGAGAAATACGAGCATCTGAATATCGAAGGGGTGACCGGCGCGGTATACCTCGACAAGGACGGGCAGGGCGATCCTGCGAACATCGCACTGGCCTTGGCCAAGGGTGCGCGTCAACGCGGGGCGCAGGTGATCGAGCGGACCAAAGCCACCGGCGTGACCCGTGAGGGGCGGCGCATCACCGGTGTTGACTGGGAGCAGGGGAGCGAAACCGGCCACATCACTTGCGATCATGTGGTGAACTGCGGTGGCATGTGGGGGCATGAGGTCGGGCGGATGCTGAACACCAACGTCCCCCTGCAAGCCTGCGAGCATTTCTATATCGTGACCGAAGCGATCGCAGGGTTGAAACAACTGCCCGTCCTGCGCGTGCCCGACGAATGCGCCTATTACAAAGAAGACGCCGGCAAAATGCTGCTTGGCGCGTTCGAACCGCTGGCAAAGCCATGGGCGCTTGACGGTATCCCCGCCGATTTCGAGTTTGACCAACTGCCCGAAGATTTCGACCACTTCGAACCCATTCTCGAAGCGGCAGTAGAACGTTTGCCGATGCTGGCCGACGCGGGCATTCATACCTTCTTTAACGGTCCTGAATCCTTTACCCCCGATGATGCCTACCACCTTGGCCTTGCACCAGAGATGGACAATGTCTGGGTCGCCGCCGGTTTCAACTCTATCGGTATCCAGTCGGCGGGCGGGGCGGGCATGGCGCTGGCGCAGTGGATGGAAGATGGCGCGAAACCTTTTGATCTGGGTGATGTGGACATCAATCGCATGCAGCCGTTTCAGGGCAATAAAACCTATCTTGCCGAGCGGTCCAAAGAAACGCTGGGCCTGCTGTATGCCGATCATTTCCCCTATCGCCAAAAGGCGACGGCGCGGGGTATCCGGCGCACGCCGTTTCATCACCACCTGCTTGAGCGGGGTGCGGTGATGGGCGAACTTGCCGGTTGGGAACGCGCCAACTGGTTCGCCCGCGACGGGCAAAACGCGGCTTATGAATACAGCTGGCAACGGCAGAATTTCTTTGACAACATCCGCGATGAACATATGGCCGTGCGCGAAAATGTCGGCATGTACGACATGACGTCTTTCGGCAAGATCCGTGTCGAAGGACCGGACGCCGAGGCCTTCCTGAACTATGTCGGCGGTGGCGATTATTCGGTGCCGAACGGCAAGATCGTTTATACCCAGTTCCTGAATGAAAGGGGCGGGATCGAGGCGGACGTGACGGTGACCCGCCTGACCGATACCGCCTATCTGGTCGTGACCCCTGCCGCCACGCGACTGGCGGACCAGACATGGATGATGCGCAACAAAGGCGATTTTAATGTGGTGATCACCGACGTGACCGCTGGCGAAGGGGTGCTGGCGATCATGGGCCCACGGTCGCGCGAATTGCTTAACCTCGTTTCTCCCAATGATTTCTCGAATGCGACCAACCCCTTTGGCACGGCGCAAGAGATCGAAATCGGTATGGCTGTCGCCCGCGCACATCGCGTGACCTATGTGGGCGAACTGGGGTGGGAAATCTATGTCCCGTCAGACATGTGCGGCCACGTCTTCGAAACGCTGGCAGAGGCGGGCGCGGATATGAACCTCAAGCTGTGTGGCATGCATATGATGGACACCTGCCGCATCGAAAAAGGGTTCCGCCATTTCGGCCATGACATCACTGCCGAGGATCATGTGATGGAAGCGGGCCTTGGCTTTGCCGTGAAAAAGGACAAGCCCGACTTTATTGGGCGCGCCGCCGTGCTGGATAAGCAGGAACAGGGCCTGAACGCGCGTATGCTCCAGTTCAAACTGACCGATCCCGAACCGCTGCTGTATCACAACGAACCGATCGTACGGAACGGCGAGATCGTCGGCTACCTGTCCTCCGGTGCTTATGGTCATGCATTGGGCGGGGCGATGGGGCTGGGTTATGTGCCGTGCAAAGGCGAAAGCGCGGCAGATGTATTGGCATCATCCTTTGAAATCGACGTGGCCGGCGTGCGCGTCAAAGCCGAAGCATCGCTGAAACCGATGTACGACGCAAAATCCGAACGGGTGAAAGTGTAA
- a CDS encoding aldehyde dehydrogenase family protein yields the protein MLEKRDFYINGAWVSPAAANDFAVIDPSTEEQCAVISLGGQADTDAAVSAARTAFDSWSQTSREERMALLEKLAAVYDARQEEMAQAMSMEMGAPIALSRAQQVGAGSWHIGGFLKAFKDFSFEKDFTATEKTLLEPIGVCALITPWNWPMNQIILKAIPAIATGCTVILKPSEVAPLSGHLFAEFMHEAGFPAGVFNMLNGDGPGVGSQLSSHPDVDMVSFTGSTRAGIAISKAAADTLKRVSLELGGKGANIIFADANPKAAKQGAIRCFRNSGQSCNAPTRMLVHKSRYDEAVEMAADVANNTHVGPASEEGKHIGPVVSEVQFNKIQGLIEKGMAEARMVAGGLGRPDGLNRGYYVKPTVFADVTNDMTIAQEEIFGPVLSIIPFETEEEAVAIANDTPYGLTNYVQTEDDELRRRVARRLRSGMVETNGVGFAQGSPFGGYKQSGNGREGGAFGLEEFLEVKAVSGWAAE from the coding sequence ATGTTGGAAAAACGTGATTTCTATATCAACGGTGCGTGGGTTTCACCCGCCGCTGCCAACGACTTTGCCGTCATAGACCCGTCTACCGAAGAACAATGCGCGGTCATCTCACTGGGCGGTCAGGCCGATACGGATGCCGCCGTTTCCGCCGCACGCACTGCATTTGACAGCTGGTCGCAAACCTCGCGCGAAGAACGCATGGCGCTGCTGGAAAAACTGGCTGCGGTTTATGACGCGCGGCAAGAAGAAATGGCGCAAGCCATGTCGATGGAAATGGGCGCGCCAATCGCATTGAGCCGCGCACAGCAAGTCGGTGCAGGCAGCTGGCACATCGGCGGTTTCCTTAAAGCGTTCAAGGACTTCTCCTTTGAGAAAGACTTCACCGCGACCGAGAAAACCCTGCTGGAACCTATTGGCGTTTGCGCGCTGATCACGCCGTGGAACTGGCCGATGAACCAAATCATCCTCAAGGCGATCCCGGCGATCGCCACCGGCTGTACCGTCATCCTGAAGCCATCCGAAGTGGCCCCCCTGTCGGGTCACTTGTTCGCAGAGTTCATGCACGAAGCGGGCTTTCCTGCGGGCGTATTCAACATGTTGAACGGTGACGGTCCGGGCGTTGGGTCGCAATTGTCCAGCCACCCCGATGTGGACATGGTCAGCTTTACCGGCTCCACCCGGGCGGGCATCGCGATCTCCAAGGCCGCGGCTGACACGCTCAAGCGTGTATCGCTGGAACTGGGCGGCAAGGGCGCGAATATCATCTTCGCCGATGCGAACCCCAAAGCAGCCAAGCAGGGCGCGATCCGCTGTTTCCGCAACTCCGGCCAGTCCTGTAACGCACCGACACGGATGCTGGTGCACAAATCCCGCTACGATGAAGCTGTCGAAATGGCGGCGGATGTGGCCAACAACACCCATGTCGGACCCGCGTCCGAAGAGGGTAAACACATCGGGCCGGTTGTCTCTGAGGTGCAGTTCAACAAGATCCAGGGCCTGATCGAAAAGGGCATGGCAGAAGCGCGCATGGTCGCGGGCGGTTTGGGCCGGCCTGACGGGTTGAACCGCGGCTATTATGTCAAACCGACTGTCTTTGCCGATGTCACCAACGACATGACAATTGCGCAGGAAGAAATCTTTGGCCCTGTGCTGTCGATCATCCCGTTCGAGACCGAAGAAGAAGCGGTCGCCATCGCCAATGACACGCCTTACGGGCTGACCAACTATGTCCAGACCGAAGACGATGAATTGCGCCGCCGCGTTGCGCGCCGGTTGCGCTCCGGCATGGTCGAAACCAACGGTGTCGGCTTTGCACAGGGCTCACCATTCGGGGGCTACAAACAATCCGGCAACGGTCGCGAAGGCGGCGCGTTCGGGTTGGAAGAATTCCTTGAGGTGAAGGCCGTGTCCGGTTGGGCGGCCGAGTAA
- a CDS encoding RluA family pseudouridine synthase — MDTHYAPPQDPLVVLHEDAEVLLVDKPAGLLSVPGKGPHLADCLMSRIQAVFPQALLVHRLDRDTSGVMIFAMTPYAQRHLGLQFEKRMTRKTYVARVWGVPQEKSGEIDLPLIVDWPNRPLQMVCHETGKPAQTEWKRIKDDGVTSRIRLHPRTGRSHQLRVHMLAIGHPILGDPFYAKGPALDFPRLMLHSEELRFNHPQGGRSVKVRAKAPF; from the coding sequence ATGGATACACATTACGCCCCCCCGCAAGACCCGCTGGTTGTCCTGCACGAAGATGCCGAAGTTTTGCTGGTCGATAAACCGGCCGGCCTGCTGAGCGTGCCGGGCAAAGGACCGCATCTGGCCGATTGCCTGATGAGCCGCATTCAGGCGGTTTTCCCGCAAGCGTTGCTGGTGCACCGGCTGGACCGCGACACCTCGGGGGTGATGATTTTCGCGATGACGCCTTACGCGCAACGTCATCTGGGTTTGCAATTCGAGAAACGGATGACGCGCAAAACCTATGTGGCGCGGGTTTGGGGCGTACCACAGGAAAAATCCGGCGAGATTGATTTGCCGCTGATTGTGGACTGGCCCAATCGCCCGCTGCAAATGGTCTGTCACGAAACAGGCAAACCGGCGCAAACCGAATGGAAGCGGATTAAGGATGATGGTGTCACCTCCCGCATCCGTCTGCACCCCAGAACAGGCCGCAGCCATCAGCTTCGGGTGCACATGCTGGCCATCGGCCATCCGATTCTGGGGGATCCGTTTTACGCCAAAGGCCCCGCTTTGGATTTCCCACGCCTGATGCTGCATTCCGAAGAGTTGCGTTTCAATCACCCGCAGGGTGGGCGGTCCGTGAAAGTTCGCGCCAAAGCACCGTTTTGA
- a CDS encoding peroxiredoxin has translation MGLRINDTIPDLTVETDQGTFSLHEFVGDSWAILFSHPKDFTPVCTTEFGAVAQLADEWEKRGTKVIGVSVDGVEDHKKWKGDIEKVAGTTAGFPIIADGGLEVSKAFDMLPADAYLPDGRTPADSATVRSVFIIGPDKQLKLSMTYPMTVGRNFAEVLRALDGLQMSTGNGVATPANWNVGDDVIIPATLSDADAKAKFGDFETVLPYLRKTKAPG, from the coding sequence ATGGGCTTGCGCATCAACGACACGATCCCCGATTTGACGGTTGAAACAGACCAAGGCACATTCTCGCTGCATGAGTTTGTCGGCGACAGCTGGGCCATTCTGTTTTCGCACCCCAAAGATTTCACACCGGTTTGCACCACCGAATTCGGGGCTGTCGCGCAGCTGGCCGATGAATGGGAAAAGCGCGGCACGAAAGTGATCGGCGTCAGCGTTGACGGGGTCGAGGACCACAAGAAATGGAAAGGCGACATCGAAAAAGTCGCAGGCACCACCGCCGGTTTTCCAATTATCGCCGATGGCGGTCTGGAAGTGTCCAAAGCTTTCGACATGTTGCCTGCCGATGCGTATCTTCCTGATGGCCGCACGCCCGCAGACAGCGCCACAGTGCGTTCCGTGTTCATCATCGGGCCAGACAAGCAGCTAAAGCTGTCGATGACCTATCCCATGACAGTGGGCCGCAACTTTGCCGAAGTGCTGCGCGCGCTGGACGGGTTGCAGATGTCGACAGGCAATGGCGTGGCGACACCGGCGAACTGGAATGTGGGCGATGACGTGATCATCCCTGCGACCCTATCGGATGCGGATGCCAAGGCAAAGTTCGGCGATTTCGAAACAGTATTGCCCTACCTGCGCAAGACCAAAGCCCCGGGCTAA
- a CDS encoding homocysteine S-methyltransferase family protein, with translation MSDITLLDGGMGQELIHRAGDRPTPLWSTQVMLEHPGLVSEVHRDFTQAGATIATTNTYAIHRDRLVDTDVADRFADLLTMAIAEARTSGSARIAGAIGPIAASYRPDLHPDADTGAPIYAEIAQMIAPACDMLLCETVVSVTHAESVLRGAAAGDKPVWLAVSVDDRDGTKLRSGEPLSAILPYAQAGAAAVLVNCSAPEAILPALDILAQAGIPYGAYANGFEQITEGFLEAKPTVDALTLRNDFTPDAYADHAMAWVDQGATIIGGCCEVSPAHIAEIARRLKAAGHTIV, from the coding sequence ATGAGCGATATCACCCTGCTGGATGGCGGCATGGGGCAGGAATTGATCCACCGCGCCGGCGACCGGCCCACGCCTCTTTGGTCTACCCAAGTGATGCTGGAACACCCTGGGCTGGTCAGCGAAGTCCACCGTGATTTCACGCAAGCCGGGGCAACCATTGCCACGACGAACACCTATGCCATCCATCGCGACCGGTTGGTTGACACCGATGTGGCGGATCGCTTTGCCGACCTGCTGACAATGGCCATCGCCGAGGCGCGCACCAGTGGCTCGGCGCGTATTGCGGGGGCCATCGGCCCCATCGCCGCCTCTTATCGCCCTGACCTGCATCCCGACGCGGACACCGGTGCGCCGATTTACGCAGAGATTGCACAGATGATTGCGCCCGCCTGCGACATGTTGCTGTGCGAAACCGTGGTGTCGGTCACCCATGCCGAAAGCGTGCTGCGCGGGGCTGCTGCGGGCGACAAACCGGTCTGGCTGGCCGTCAGTGTGGATGACCGTGACGGCACCAAACTGCGTTCGGGCGAACCTTTGTCGGCCATTCTGCCCTATGCCCAAGCTGGTGCCGCCGCGGTGCTGGTCAACTGTTCCGCCCCGGAGGCGATCCTGCCCGCGCTTGATATTCTGGCGCAAGCGGGCATTCCGTACGGTGCTTATGCCAACGGGTTTGAACAGATCACTGAGGGTTTTCTGGAAGCCAAGCCAACGGTTGATGCATTGACCCTGCGCAATGATTTCACCCCCGATGCTTATGCCGATCACGCGATGGCCTGGGTTGACCAGGGGGCCACAATCATTGGCGGCTGTTGCGAAGTATCCCCCGCGCATATCGCCGAAATCGCCCGCCGGCTAAAAGCCGCAGGGCACACCATTGTCTAG
- a CDS encoding GcvT family protein — MADFPTTARVVIIGGGVVGTSTLYHLAKAGWKDCVLVEKNELTAGSTWHAAGNVPNFAGSWAVMNMQRYSAAMYRTLGEDVDYPMNYHVTGAIRLAHTKERMQEFEKVASMGRYQGLQMDICTPAELKEHNPFMETHSLAGGLWDPLDGDIDPAQLTQALAKGAREAGGRIERFCPVTGVDRDGDEWIVKTEKGEIRCEFVVNCAGYYAQRVGEMFKPFGGRTVPMVTMSHQYFLTEPIAELEAWTKEKGHKMPMIRDVDVSYYLRQDKYGLNLGPYERNCQAAWVKPDDPMPEDFSFQLYPDDLERLEFYIEDAMERVPALGTAGVGRNINGPIPYAPDGLPMIGPMPGVKNAFEGHSFTFGIAQGGGAGKVLSEWIMHGETELDMWAVDPRRYTDYTDHDHCLAKALETYGHEYAMHFPHHAWPAGRDKKLSPVHDKIIAAGGQMGAYNGWERANWFAKDGDDTSEEATQTWDRNGPWSIRVKEEVEAVRDGVGVLDLPGFSRFNLSGEGAAEWLRGRISGALPKVGRMNLAYFPDSRGRILTEMSVMRHGEDSFTLITAALAQWHDFELLKKNLPNGLSLTDHTTEYSTLIVTGPKSRELFEALDTQADLGASWLSTQPAKVAGTDCALARVSFAGELGWEIHAANAEIPALYDAVTGAGAKPFGMFALNSMRIEKGYRAWKGDLSTDYSLIEAGLDRFIKFDKQQDFPGKAALQAEKQAGSKKRFVTMTVDAGDQDAPYMSTVWHQGEVVGETTSGDWGYRINKSVALGTIRADLAVAGTEVEINIFGKMCKATVQPDQPLWDPENERIRA, encoded by the coding sequence ATGGCAGATTTCCCAACAACGGCCCGTGTGGTCATCATCGGCGGCGGCGTCGTCGGCACATCAACGCTTTACCACCTCGCCAAAGCGGGCTGGAAAGACTGCGTTCTGGTCGAGAAAAACGAACTGACGGCGGGCTCCACGTGGCACGCGGCGGGTAACGTTCCAAACTTTGCAGGTTCATGGGCGGTGATGAACATGCAGCGCTACTCGGCGGCCATGTACCGGACGCTGGGCGAAGACGTTGACTATCCGATGAACTACCACGTGACAGGTGCGATCCGTCTGGCCCATACCAAAGAGCGGATGCAGGAATTCGAAAAGGTCGCCTCGATGGGGCGCTATCAGGGTTTGCAAATGGACATCTGCACGCCGGCCGAACTTAAAGAGCACAACCCGTTTATGGAAACACATTCCCTTGCAGGCGGTCTTTGGGACCCGCTTGATGGTGATATCGATCCGGCACAGCTGACCCAAGCGTTGGCAAAAGGCGCGCGCGAAGCGGGCGGGCGGATTGAACGGTTCTGCCCTGTGACAGGTGTAGACCGCGATGGCGACGAGTGGATCGTTAAAACCGAAAAAGGCGAGATCCGCTGCGAATTCGTGGTCAACTGTGCGGGTTATTATGCCCAGCGGGTGGGCGAAATGTTCAAACCCTTTGGCGGGCGTACCGTGCCAATGGTGACCATGTCGCACCAGTACTTCCTGACAGAGCCAATCGCCGAGCTTGAGGCATGGACCAAGGAAAAAGGGCATAAAATGCCGATGATCCGCGACGTGGATGTCAGCTATTACTTGCGTCAGGATAAATACGGCCTGAACCTCGGCCCCTATGAGCGCAACTGTCAGGCAGCCTGGGTCAAACCAGACGATCCGATGCCTGAAGATTTCAGTTTCCAGCTTTATCCCGACGATCTGGAACGCCTCGAATTCTATATCGAGGACGCGATGGAACGTGTGCCGGCGCTTGGCACAGCGGGTGTCGGCCGAAATATCAACGGCCCCATTCCATACGCCCCCGACGGCCTGCCGATGATCGGCCCGATGCCGGGTGTGAAGAACGCGTTCGAAGGTCATTCGTTTACCTTCGGCATCGCGCAGGGCGGCGGGGCTGGCAAAGTCCTGTCGGAATGGATCATGCACGGTGAAACCGAACTGGACATGTGGGCCGTCGATCCGCGCCGCTACACCGATTACACCGACCACGATCACTGCCTTGCCAAGGCGCTGGAAACCTACGGACACGAATACGCCATGCACTTCCCGCACCACGCATGGCCTGCCGGACGCGACAAGAAACTGTCGCCCGTGCATGACAAGATCATCGCGGCAGGCGGGCAGATGGGGGCCTACAACGGCTGGGAACGCGCCAACTGGTTTGCGAAAGACGGCGATGACACCTCCGAAGAGGCGACCCAGACATGGGACCGTAACGGCCCTTGGTCGATCCGCGTAAAGGAAGAAGTCGAGGCCGTGCGCGATGGCGTCGGTGTGCTGGATCTGCCCGGTTTCTCACGCTTTAATCTGTCCGGTGAGGGGGCGGCCGAATGGCTTCGCGGGCGCATTTCCGGCGCCTTGCCCAAAGTCGGACGCATGAACCTTGCCTATTTCCCCGACAGCCGCGGTCGTATCCTGACGGAGATGTCGGTGATGCGCCACGGGGAGGATAGCTTTACCCTAATCACCGCCGCGCTTGCGCAATGGCACGACTTCGAACTGCTTAAGAAAAATCTCCCCAACGGGCTTAGCCTGACCGATCATACGACCGAATACTCGACATTGATTGTCACGGGTCCCAAATCACGCGAGCTGTTCGAAGCGCTGGATACCCAAGCAGATCTGGGTGCTTCCTGGCTTTCAACCCAGCCTGCAAAAGTTGCCGGTACGGACTGCGCCTTGGCGCGGGTTTCTTTTGCCGGTGAACTGGGATGGGAAATCCATGCCGCGAACGCGGAAATTCCTGCGCTTTACGACGCAGTGACGGGTGCGGGCGCAAAACCCTTCGGGATGTTTGCCCTGAATTCCATGCGCATCGAAAAGGGCTATCGCGCGTGGAAGGGCGATCTGTCCACCGACTATTCCCTGATCGAGGCAGGGTTGGACAGGTTTATCAAGTTCGACAAGCAGCAGGATTTTCCGGGCAAGGCTGCGTTGCAGGCGGAAAAGCAGGCCGGCAGCAAGAAACGTTTCGTCACGATGACAGTTGATGCGGGCGATCAGGACGCGCCCTATATGTCGACCGTGTGGCACCAAGGCGAGGTCGTGGGCGAAACCACCAGCGGGGATTGGGGCTACCGCATCAATAAATCCGTGGCGCTCGGCACCATTCGTGCCGATCTGGCGGTGGCCGGTACCGAAGTTGAGATCAACATCTTCGGCAAGATGTGCAAAGCGACCGTGCAGCCCGACCAACCCCTTTGGGACCCTGAAAACGAAAGGATCCGTGCATGA
- the rarD gene encoding EamA family transporter RarD translates to MRNPDSLPPKANEDTPQGLAFALTAYVMWGFLPLYMKLLSHISPAEVVTHRILWSLPIAAVVLIILRRTDALREALRSPRMLAMGCVTAALISINWGIYVYAIATGNALAASLGYYINPLFSVFLAAVFLGERPNRAQMVAIALAALAVLVIAVEAGQVPWVALALTLSWGFYALAKKSLPIGPNQGFLLEVLILLIPALGYFAYLTSTGQSHFSLDFDRDSWLLIGCGLVTAVPLMIYANGAKLLRLSTIGVLQYIAPTMIFLVAVFVFDEPFGRARMIAFPMIWLALIIYTTSMLRQMRQARADVG, encoded by the coding sequence ATGCGCAACCCTGACAGTCTGCCCCCCAAGGCCAACGAAGACACGCCGCAAGGGCTGGCCTTTGCGCTGACGGCCTATGTGATGTGGGGGTTTCTGCCGCTCTATATGAAGCTGCTGTCGCATATTTCGCCCGCCGAAGTGGTCACACATCGCATCCTGTGGTCCTTGCCCATCGCTGCCGTTGTGCTGATCATCCTGCGCCGAACCGACGCCCTGCGTGAGGCGCTGCGCAGCCCGCGTATGCTGGCCATGGGCTGTGTCACCGCCGCGCTGATTTCGATCAACTGGGGCATCTATGTCTATGCAATCGCGACCGGCAACGCGCTGGCGGCTTCTTTGGGATATTACATCAACCCCTTGTTCAGCGTCTTTCTGGCGGCTGTGTTCCTGGGCGAACGCCCCAACCGCGCCCAGATGGTCGCCATTGCACTCGCTGCCCTTGCGGTTCTCGTGATTGCCGTGGAAGCGGGGCAGGTGCCATGGGTCGCTTTGGCGCTCACCCTGTCTTGGGGGTTCTATGCGCTTGCCAAAAAAAGCCTGCCCATCGGACCCAATCAGGGCTTTCTGCTTGAGGTGCTGATCCTGCTGATCCCCGCATTGGGCTATTTTGCCTACCTCACTTCCACCGGCCAATCCCACTTTTCCCTCGACTTTGACCGCGACAGTTGGCTGCTGATTGGTTGTGGTCTTGTTACCGCCGTGCCGTTGATGATCTATGCCAACGGCGCGAAACTGCTGCGGCTGTCGACCATTGGCGTGCTGCAATACATCGCCCCGACCATGATTTTTCTGGTGGCTGTATTTGTGTTCGACGAACCGTTTGGCAGGGCGCGCATGATTGCGTTCCCGATGATCTGGCTTGCGCTGATCATCTATACCACCTCGATGCTGCGCCAGATGCGACAGGCGCGTGCAGACGTGGGTTGA